A segment of the Deltaproteobacteria bacterium genome:
TGACCTTGATCCAGGAGCAGAGGCTCATGACCACGGCCATCTGATGTTCGATCATCCAGATGGCGATCTCGAACTCGTCGTGAATCCAGCGTATGAGGTCGATGAGTCCGCGGACATCGGCCGAGTTCAGGCCGGCGGCAGGCTCATCCAGCAGTAGGAGTTTGGGGCTGATGGACAATGCTCTGGCAATCTCCACCCGACGCTGAATGCCGTAGGGAAGGTTCTTCGGAAGTTCGTCGATATATTTTCTGAGCTCCAGGGCATCCAGGATATCCTCGGCCTTCTTGGTCAGGCGGCCTTCATTTTTAGTGTATGTCTTGGTCCGCATCAAAGCGTCCAAAAGCGTGTACCCGAGATGGTGGTGCTGGGAAATGCGGATATTGTCCAGGACGGTCATGCCGTGCCAGAGCCGGATGTTCTGGAAGGTCCGGGCGATGCCCAGGGCAGTGACTTGATGTGGCTTCAACCCGCCGATGTTACGACCATTGAAGACGATCTCGCCCTGGGAGGCCTTGTAGAATCCGCTGACGATGTTGAAGACTGTGGTCTTGCCGGCCCCGTTGGGGCCGATGAGCCCCATGAGTTCGCGACCCTCGAAGGTAACGGAAAAATCCGAAACGGCACAGAGCCCGCCGAAGTACTGGGTCAGGCCGTTGATCTGCAGAAGTGGCATTGGCTTCGCTCCGGCGTGGTTACTTGAATTTATAGAAACGCTTGAGCCTCGGGAAGACGTCGGACAGCTCCCTATTTCCCATGATGCCCTCTGGCCTGAACTGCATGAGCAGGATGAGGATAAGCGGGATGATGACCCATTTCCAGACTTGGCTCAGTTCGTACCCTTCGGGGAGCAGGTGGGCATAGTGCATCACGGTGTCCATCCAAGGAATTACGAAGCGGAAAGACTCCATGAGCAAGGTGAAGAGGATCGCCGAGATGACCGAGCCACTGAGCGAGCCCATGCCGCCCAGATAGACCATAACCAGGCACTCTGTGGATTTGAGGATGCCGAAGGAGTTGGGGTTGATGTAGCCGAGGATGTGGGCAAAGAGCCCTCCGGCAATGCCGGCCAGGCCTGATGAGAGCATAAAGGCAACCAATTTCATCTTGTTGGTGTTGACGCTCATGATCTCGGCGGCCACTTCGTCCTGTTTGATGGCAATGATGCCCTTGCCGTAGGTCGAGGTGACGTAGCGGCGGATGATGAAGACCGTGCCGACAGTAAAGATCAGGACCCAGAGGAAGATCCATGGGATGTCATAGCTGTCGCCCATGGCAAAAATAACTTTCTTCATGCCCATGAAGCCTCTGGCTCCACCAATAACGTCGATATTGATGATGGTGCTGATGATGATGAAGTTGGCGGCGATGGTGATGATGGCCAGGTAGTCGTCACGAGTCTTGAACGAGGGGATGGCTACGAGCAGTCCGGTCACGGCGGCGGCGGCTCCACCCACCAGCAAGACAAAGGGGAACAGGTACACGGCCAACTCCGGGGACATCACGGCGGCGCCGAAGACCTTGTCATCGGTGAAGAGCCAGACGTTGAGGATGGAGCTGACGTAAGCGCCCACTGCCATGAAGCCCGCGTGCCCGCAGGCGAACTCGCCCATGTATCCGTTCACGATATTGAAACTGCTGGACAGGATGATGTTCACGCCCATGAACATGATGACGGACTGAACATAGAGGTCCATGTATTCCCGATGGGACATGAACACGATCACGCCTATCAGCGCTAAAAGAATCGTGGGGACGGTTAATCTTCGCATTGAATTCCTCGGCTACCAAGTGAAGGAGAAAAGTGTGAAGCCCCTCGGTAAAATGTATCTGTCCTTTAGATCTTTGTCGTGCCGGCCACGCCGAACATGCCTGTGGGCTTTATGCACAGGATGGCCATCAGGATGGAGAAAGCGATGAGTTCCCGGAACGTGGATGGAAAGACCGCGACAACGAGGATTTCCACGAATCCGAGGAGGAATCCGCCGAAGAATGCTCCGCGAATGTCTCCAATCCCGCCGACCACGGCGGCAATAAAGGCTTTCCAGCCGATGAGAGCGCCCATGTATGGGTCGAGGATGGGATAGGACATGGCAAAGAGCAGTCCTGCCAGGCCGGCGAAGGAGGAGCCGAGAATGAAGGTAAAGACGATGACCGTGTCAATGGGGATGCCCATGAGTGGCACCGCGAATTTGTCATAGGAGATGGCGCGCATGGCCATGCCGATTCTGGTCCGGGTGATGATCAACTGCAGAATAACAAAAACCAGGATCGCGGCGAAGACAACGCCGATTTTGAGGTTGGTCATGCTCACGTTGCCGACGGTGTAGACGACCTTGTCGACAATGTCGGGGAAACTCTTACGGCTGGCTCCAAGCAGGGCCAGGTTGCCGTTCTCCAGGACCAAACCGCACATCAGAGCCGTGATGACGACGTACAGCCGATGGGCGCCCTTGCGGCGCAGCGGGCGGTACGCGATACGTTCGATGGAAACTCCGACGAAGGCGGTGAGGATCATGGTCAGAGGTATGATCATGGCCAGGATCACCCAGCCGGGCAGGGGCAGGGCCATGCCCAGGATCGCCGTGGCGATGAAAAAGGAGATGTAGGCGCCGACCATGAAAATATCGCCGTGCGCGAAATTGATCAGCCGCAGCACACCGTACACCAGCGTGTAACCCAGCGCGATGAGGGAGTAGAAACTGCCCCACTGAAACGCGTTGAAAAGGTTCTGCATAATACTTGCGAGCACGTCTTATCCCCTATGTTCCAATGTCCCGAAGGCGCGAGTTGACAATGAAAAAACCCGGACGGGTCTTGAAAAAAAGGTGCGCGGAGTTGTTCGCTCCGCGCACCTGTTCCGGTTTGTTACGGACAAACGGATTTGGTGAACACAAATTCACCCTGCTCACTGATCTGCACGACGACGGCGCACTTGATCGGGTCGCCTTCCTCGTCGAACTTCATGTCGCCCGTGATGCCGGGAAACTCGGGGATGGCGGCCATGGCGTCACGGATGGCCTTGCGGTCGGCACGCACTTTCCCTGTCAGGCCGCCGGTGTTCTGGATGGCCTGCAGCACCAGACGGGTCGCATCCCAGGTCAGGGCGGCTACGTCGGCGGGCTCATAGCCGTATTTTTCCTTGTAGCGGTCGATAAATACCTTGGTGGCGCCGGTGGCGCCGGCCGCGGCGTAGTGGGTGGAGAAGAATTGTCCCTTGCAGTTGTCGCCGCACAGGGGCATTAGCTCGGAGTTGCCCCAGGCATCAGCTCCCATGAAGGGGTTCTTCCAGCCGAGGTCGTGGGCCTGTTTGATGATCAGGGCCACTTCGTTGTAGTTGTTGGGCAGGAAGATGAAATCGGGCTTGGCGGCCAGGATCTTGGTCAGCTGGGCACTGAAGTCCTGGTCTTTGGATGAGTATGATTCAAAGGCCTTGACGCTGCCCGCGCCATTCTTGGCGATGAAGTCGTCGCGGAAAATTTCAGCCAAGCCCTTGGAATAGTCGTTGTCCAGAGCGTACAGCACGGCCGCGGTCTTGGCGCCGAACTGCTCCATGGCAAAATCCACGGCCACGGGTCCCTGGAAGGGATCAAGAAAAGCGGCGCGGAAAACCCAGGGGCGATCCTTGGTGGTGTCGGGGTTGGTGGACCAGGGCGAAATCATTGGAGTTTGGTTGTCGTCGGCGACCTGGCCAGCCGGAACAGCCTGCTTGCTGGAGTTCGGGCCGACAATGGCCAGCACGTTGTCGCGCTCAATGAGTTTCAATGATGCGGAAACGGCGGATTCGGCCTTGGACTCATTGTCCTCGTAGATGAATTCGAGCATGTACTTCTTGCCGCCGACTTCAAGTCCACCCGCGGAGTTGATGTCTTCCTTGAGCATTTCGCCGGCGAACTTGGATTCCTCTCCCACTTTGGGAATGTCCCCGGTCAGGGGGATGTTGAAGCCGATCTTGATCGTGTCGGCCGCATAGCACAGGCCGCTGAAGGCCAGGGCCACGACCACCAGCACCATAGACGAAAAAAGTTTTTTCACAGCCTACCTCCCTTTGAAAGTGATGGGTTTGGACGAATTGGTGAGCTATAATCAAACTCGTTGGAAAATGAAAGTCTTTTATTGCTCGGACCGACGGGAAAATGTCTCGGCATCAAGGTTTGGACCATTTGTCTTCCGTCATGAAATGCGTTAGCCCACATCCGGCTTCCAAGGCACGGAGCCGGAAAAAAAATCGAGTCCCTATAAAATCGGAGAAGAGATGATGCAGACCAGAGCCCTTGAGATCATTCACGGTCATCTCGAGGCAGGCGAAGAGCTTCGAAAACGGTTCTTCGACCAGAACGCCGAACGGATCGTCCAATGCGCCCGGGCCATTGCCGTTTGTCTGGCTCGAGGCGCCAAGGTTCTCCTCTGCGGTAACGGCGGAAGCGCTGCCGACAGCCAGCACATCGCGGCCGAGTTCGTCAATCGGTATCGGATGGAGCGTCCACCCCTGCCGGCCATCGCCCTGACCACTGACACATCCATTCTGACGGCCATAGCCAACGACTATTCCTTTGACCAGGTATTCGTAAAACAGGTCCAGGCCCTCGGACTGCCGGGAGACGTGCTGATCGGTATTTCCACCTCCGGAAACAGCCCCAACGTCAACCGGGCCATGAACACGGCCAGGGAAGCCGGTATTTTGACTATTGGACTCTGCGGCGGCAACGGGGGCAACATGTCCGGATGCTGCGATCATTTTTTGCTTGTCCCGATAGCCAACACCCCCGTGGTCCAGGAAATCCACATCTGCATCGGTCATCTGCTCTGCGAATTGACCGACTATTTTCTCTTCGAAGGAATCTCGGAAATTCAATCCGACATTGCCGCGCTTGACGGCAACGATGACGTTTTGGCCGAATGAACGCTAAAAAAATGAGCTTATAATAGTTGAAGGAGGAGGACAGACCAATGCCTATTTTTGAATTTCGATGTGCCACATGCGGTCGTGTCTTTGAAGAAATTATTCTCAAGGAAGATGAAGAGGTTGTCTGCCCTCAATGCCAGTCACGGCAGACGGAAAAACTCATCTCCAGCAGCCATTTCAGGACAGGAGGCCCCATTGTGGCCGGATCCCCCAGTGCCAACGCCGTGACCACCAGGGGCACCAGTCCCTGCTCCTCCTGTTCGGGCAAGAGTTGCTCGACCTGCAGTCATTAGAGCCAACGGATGCACAGCCGATGAAAACCCTCACCATCGCCACTCGGGGAAGCAAGTTGGCCCTGTGGCAAGCGGAACACGTCAAGGAACGGATCGAGACCTTTCATTCGGGCGAGGTTTCCGTCCGCCTGGAGATCGTCAAGACCACCGGGGACAAGATTCAGGACGTGCCCCTGGCCCAAGTCGGGGGCAAGGGGCTGTTCGTCAAGGAAATCGAAGAGGCCATCCTAAACGGTCGGGCCGACTTGGCCGTGCACAGCATGAAAGACGTGCCCACGGAACTTCCGGATCCTCTGCACATCGGAGTGGTCACCGAACGTGAGGACTGCGTCGACCTCCTGCTTTCGACGAAATATTCTGGCCTCGACGCCTTGCCGGACAAGGCCATAGTCGGGACCAGCAGCCTCCGTCGCCAATGCCAGCTCCTTTCCCTGCGTCCGGAACTCGACATTCGCATGCTGCGAGGCAATCTCGACACTCGGCTGGGGAAGCTCCACGACGGCCTCTATGATGCCATAGTCGTGGCCGCAGCCGGCATGCGCCGTCTGGGGTTGTCGGCTCCTTACGTCACCCCTCTGGTTCCACCTGATTTTCTTCCGGCTGTGGCCCAAGGAGCATTAGGTCTGGAGTTTTCGACCGAACGGCGGGATCTGGCCGACCTTCTCGCTTTTCTGGACCATCGTCCGACCCATGACTGCATCCGGGCCGAACGGGCCTTTCTGCACGGATTGGACGGCGGCTGTCAGGTACCCATTGCCTGCTGGGCACGGTTCGACT
Coding sequences within it:
- a CDS encoding ABC transporter ATP-binding protein; this encodes MPLLQINGLTQYFGGLCAVSDFSVTFEGRELMGLIGPNGAGKTTVFNIVSGFYKASQGEIVFNGRNIGGLKPHQVTALGIARTFQNIRLWHGMTVLDNIRISQHHHLGYTLLDALMRTKTYTKNEGRLTKKAEDILDALELRKYIDELPKNLPYGIQRRVEIARALSISPKLLLLDEPAAGLNSADVRGLIDLIRWIHDEFEIAIWMIEHQMAVVMSLCSWIKVIDFGATIAEGTPEEIQNNPDVIKAYLGDEAI
- a CDS encoding branched-chain amino acid ABC transporter permease, giving the protein MRRLTVPTILLALIGVIVFMSHREYMDLYVQSVIMFMGVNIILSSSFNIVNGYMGEFACGHAGFMAVGAYVSSILNVWLFTDDKVFGAAVMSPELAVYLFPFVLLVGGAAAAVTGLLVAIPSFKTRDDYLAIITIAANFIIISTIINIDVIGGARGFMGMKKVIFAMGDSYDIPWIFLWVLIFTVGTVFIIRRYVTSTYGKGIIAIKQDEVAAEIMSVNTNKMKLVAFMLSSGLAGIAGGLFAHILGYINPNSFGILKSTECLVMVYLGGMGSLSGSVISAILFTLLMESFRFVIPWMDTVMHYAHLLPEGYELSQVWKWVIIPLILILLMQFRPEGIMGNRELSDVFPRLKRFYKFK
- a CDS encoding branched-chain amino acid ABC transporter permease yields the protein MQNLFNAFQWGSFYSLIALGYTLVYGVLRLINFAHGDIFMVGAYISFFIATAILGMALPLPGWVILAMIIPLTMILTAFVGVSIERIAYRPLRRKGAHRLYVVITALMCGLVLENGNLALLGASRKSFPDIVDKVVYTVGNVSMTNLKIGVVFAAILVFVILQLIITRTRIGMAMRAISYDKFAVPLMGIPIDTVIVFTFILGSSFAGLAGLLFAMSYPILDPYMGALIGWKAFIAAVVGGIGDIRGAFFGGFLLGFVEILVVAVFPSTFRELIAFSILMAILCIKPTGMFGVAGTTKI
- a CDS encoding ABC transporter substrate-binding protein, which encodes MVLVVVALAFSGLCYAADTIKIGFNIPLTGDIPKVGEESKFAGEMLKEDINSAGGLEVGGKKYMLEFIYEDNESKAESAVSASLKLIERDNVLAIVGPNSSKQAVPAGQVADDNQTPMISPWSTNPDTTKDRPWVFRAAFLDPFQGPVAVDFAMEQFGAKTAAVLYALDNDYSKGLAEIFRDDFIAKNGAGSVKAFESYSSKDQDFSAQLTKILAAKPDFIFLPNNYNEVALIIKQAHDLGWKNPFMGADAWGNSELMPLCGDNCKGQFFSTHYAAAGATGATKVFIDRYKEKYGYEPADVAALTWDATRLVLQAIQNTGGLTGKVRADRKAIRDAMAAIPEFPGITGDMKFDEEGDPIKCAVVVQISEQGEFVFTKSVCP
- a CDS encoding SIS domain-containing protein, which produces MQTRALEIIHGHLEAGEELRKRFFDQNAERIVQCARAIAVCLARGAKVLLCGNGGSAADSQHIAAEFVNRYRMERPPLPAIALTTDTSILTAIANDYSFDQVFVKQVQALGLPGDVLIGISTSGNSPNVNRAMNTAREAGILTIGLCGGNGGNMSGCCDHFLLVPIANTPVVQEIHICIGHLLCELTDYFLFEGISEIQSDIAALDGNDDVLAE
- a CDS encoding zinc ribbon domain-containing protein; the protein is MPIFEFRCATCGRVFEEIILKEDEEVVCPQCQSRQTEKLISSSHFRTGGPIVAGSPSANAVTTRGTSPCSSCSGKSCSTCSH
- a CDS encoding hydroxymethylbilane synthase — translated: MKTLTIATRGSKLALWQAEHVKERIETFHSGEVSVRLEIVKTTGDKIQDVPLAQVGGKGLFVKEIEEAILNGRADLAVHSMKDVPTELPDPLHIGVVTEREDCVDLLLSTKYSGLDALPDKAIVGTSSLRRQCQLLSLRPELDIRMLRGNLDTRLGKLHDGLYDAIVVAAAGMRRLGLSAPYVTPLVPPDFLPAVAQGALGLEFSTERRDLADLLAFLDHRPTHDCIRAERAFLHGLDGGCQVPIACWARFDLSGEMRLDGLVGSVDGRRIIRKSGAGNDPESLGRVLAASILEDGGLQILREVYGLDSARS